From the Antennarius striatus isolate MH-2024 chromosome 15, ASM4005453v1, whole genome shotgun sequence genome, the window gactaacagaatggaccgtcactagattccagatgacagcacaatggggtttttagaccagttcagtttaaagtgggttatttctgacgccagatagttagaaatactgagatcagtcagtcagtcagactttattcatagaattgttgaaagttcctcatgttttgctgtaaccaccggtgctcctacagtctgctctaccgtctgagagcagctcagagccgggacttcggtgacgccccttgactaccgttgttagggggcgtgggcccgagtgccttgttaATCCATATATGagacacaccggattataaagcgcactacgggtttataagaacattttaggcttttaggtgcgcctcagAGTccggaaaatacggtactccttaatgtaactaataaatgtaactaaatgtaactcagtgtaatgtaactaaatgtaactactccttaatgtaactaataaatgtaactaaatgtaactcagtgtaatgtaactaaatgtaactactccttaatgtaactaataaatgtaactaaatgtaactcagtgtaatgtaactaaatgtaactactccttaatgtaactaataaatgtaactaaatgtaactcagtgtaatgtaactaaatgtaactactccttaatgtaactaataaatgtaactaaatgtaactcagtgtaatgtaactaaatgtaactactccttaatgtaactaataaatgtaactaaatgtaatgtaactaaatgtaactactccttaatgtaactaataaatgtaactaaatgtaactactccttaatgtaactaataaatgtaactaaatgtaactcagtgtaatgtaactaaatgtaactactccttaatgtaactgataaatgtaactaaatgtaactcagtgtaatttaactaaatgtaactactccttaatgtaactaataaatgtaactaaatgtaactcagtgtaatgtaactaaatgtaactactccttaatgtaactaataaatgtaactaaatgtaactactccttaatgtaactaataaatgtaactaaatgtaactcagtgtaatgtaactaaatgtaactcagtgtaatgtaactaataaatgtaactaaatgtaactcagtgtaatgtaactaaatgtaactactccttaatgtaactaataaatgtaactaaatgtaactcagtgtaatgtaactaaatgtaactactccttaatgtaactaataaatgtaactaaatgtaactcagtgtaatgtaactaaatgtaactactccttaatgtaactaataaatgtaactaaatgtaactcagtgtaatgtaactactccttaatgtaactaataaatgtaactaaatgtaactcagtgtaatgtaactaaatgtaactactccttcatgttaaataactgaatttctgactgattctagttccaaacattacagttagacagaaaaaacatgtttgtttgtttctctgttctaacataaatccttttcatttgtcaggttattaaacccacagaactccatcaatcaaggatcaaactatcaatcaataaagaaaaataacatcagacacaagttaggacattaactttgttcactacgtttagtcagagttcaaatgggctgaactactgcattgtgggaaatgtagttttagcTCATAGCACACTTTtaactaatttattttttagacactctgaccttttatgctctatgggccacattaaatgatgtggagggctacatttggcccccagccttgagtttgacacatgtggtttagaACGTTAGCATGCTAAGATCAGCTGATTAGCAGAGAAGAACCGGCCGACAGGAAGTCACCTGCAAATTACACATGATcaacaggaaggaggaagggaTGGTTCTACAtccgcaggtgtgtgtgtgtgttttaagtgtgtgttttatatgcgtgtgtgtttgcgccccctgctggctcgGCCCCCACCTGAAGGGCTCCAGCCCCACTCGGTCCACGCTGCTGCCCCTCTCCGATGTTCCGACCGTCAGGTCGTATCCGTCCTGGTAGGGGCTCTCTGAGAACACGGCGCCTGTGGACACACAGAGCGCTGAGGCGtagctctgccccccccccccccccccatgtgaacAGACTCTGAGTCCACCTACTGAGGCACGCTGCAAGGCGAACGCTGTAGCCCCAGTAGAGGCCCCGTCGTGACCGGGGGGCCTGGGGGGACACCACCACGCCCCTGATGCGTTTCCTGTCTGGACAGGAAGGACAGAGACGTGAGGAGACACCTGtagacgagggggggggggagggggcacgCAGCAGGACTCACCTGGAGGCTCCGCCCTCAGCAGCTGGACGGTGACCCGGAGTCCGGCCTGCAGCTGCTTGTCGATACGGACCTCCTGAGCAGAGGACGCTCATCagctcaaccaatcacagctggACTGACACTAATGATGGTCAGGAGTGACCCCCCCTCTGTTCCCTGATGCTGATCCTCTGATTCCCCGTAGATCCGACACCAGACAGAAACCACACCCACCTTCCTCATCCCACAGTTCACTAAGGAGCCCTGTCCCGGTCTGGACGGCCGGTCCAACACCACCCCCTCCCGGAAGTCCGACTCATCGTCCATCCGCATGTGGTGGGGGCTGTCCAGGGGGTTGAGCAACCCTGGTGGGAAAACCAGAATAATAGATAAAACCATTGAAACCATTCTGCAGTCGTCCTGTGTTTGCCTGACAGGAACGTTTGAGGACCCAGAGGCTCCACCCACCTGCGTACTGAAGGTCCTGATGCTTCGGGAAAAAACACTTTCGTAGATACCTGGAGGCAAAACAAACCATCTGATCAATCACTGTGATAGATTACCGTCTGATTGATCACTGTGATAGATTACGGTCTGATTGATCACTGAGATAGATATGGATCTGATTGATCACTGATGGATGACTTACTGTGGACACTCCAGGTACTGCAGGATTCGTGCCAGCTGAACACACGCGTGTCCTTTCTTGCCCACACCTCGGAATTCTCCATCGACGCTCCTGCAGGGGGAGCTGTGGTCATTTGGGGACAAGGAGAACGAGCGGCGACCCCGGTGACAACCGGCGACCCCGGTGACAACCGGCGACCCCGGTGACAACCGGCGACCCCGGTGACAACCGGCGACCCCGGTGACAACCGGCGACCCCGGTGACAACCGGCGACAACCAGTGACCCCGGTGCCAACCTGCGACCCTGGTATCGACTGGCGAACCTATGAACCAAACGTGTTGGTGAACATACGTGACGTCCCCTCCTTCGTCAAACACGACGATCTCATCCACACAGAACACGACACAGGCGCGGGCGATCTGTCCAGCCAGGTACGACCGCAGCTCCAGGGACTGGGCGTTGTCCAGGACCGAACCCGGTAGGGCCACGCTCACCGTGTAGCCACGCCCTGAgacacagggacacaggtgacagggacatGGGTGACaaggacacaggtgacagggacacaggtgacagggacacaggtacacaggtgacagggacaaaggtgacagggacacgggtacacaggtgacagggacacgGGTGACAGGGACACGGGTGACAGGGACACGGGTGACAGGGACACGGGTGACAGGGACACGGGTGACAGGGACACGGGTGACAGGGACACGGGTGACAGGGACAcgggtgacagggacacaggtgacagggacacgGGTGAgagggacacaggtgacagggacacgGGTGACAGGGACCCcggtgacagggacacaggtgacagggaccCGGGTGACAGGGACCcgggtgacagggacacaggtgacagggacacgGGTGACAGGGACAcgggtgacagggacacaggtgacagggacacaggtgacagggacacaggtgacagggacacaggtgacagggacacgGGTGACAGGGACAcgggtgacagggacacaggtgacagggacacgGGTGACAGGGACAcgggtgacagggacacaggtgacagggacacaggtgacagggacacaggtgacagggacacaggtgacagggacacaggtgacggggacacaggtgacagggacacaggtgacgtgttcacaggtacacaggtgacGTGttcacaggtacacaggtgacagggacatGGGTGACAGGGAAACAGGTGACAggaacacaggtgacagggacacaggtgacagggacacaggtacacaggtgacagggacacaggtgacagggacacaggtgacagggacacaggtgacagggacatgggtgacagggacacaggtgacaaggacacaggtgacagggacacaggtgacgtgttcacaggtacacaggtgacaggtacacaggtgacagggacacaggtgacagggacacaggtgacagggacacaggtgacagggacacgGGTGACAGGGACACGGGTGACAGGGACACGGGTGACAGGGACAcgggtgacagggacacaggtgacagggacacaggtgacagggacacaggtgacagggacacaggtgacgtgttcacaggtacacaggtgacGTGttcacaggtacacaggtgacagggacatGGGTGACAGGGAAACAGGTGACAggaacacaggtgacagggacacaggtgacagggacacaggtacacaggtgacagggacacaggtgacagggacacaggtgacagggacacaggtgacagggacatgggtgacagggacacaggtgacagggacacaggtgacagggacacaggtgacaaggacacaggtgacagggacacaggtgacgtgttcacaggtacacaggtgacaGGTACATAGGTGACAGGGAAACAGGTGACAggaacacaggtgacagggacacaggtgacagggacacaggtgacagggacacaggtgacagggacacaggtacacaggtgacaggaacacaggtgacagggacacaggtgacagggacacaggtgacagggacacaggtgacagggacacaggtacacaggtgacagggacacaggtgacagggacacaggtgacagggacacaggtgacagggacatgggtgacagggacacaggtgacatgGACACAGGTGACGTGTTCAAAGGTACACAGGTGACAGAGACACAGGTACATAGGTGACAGGGACACAagtgacagggacacaggtgacagggacacaggtgacatgttcacagatacacaggtgacatgttcacaggtacacaggtgaacCTGTGACGCACTGCTAGCCTCACCCTCTGTGCTGTGGCGCTTTTGGGGttcacctgtctctctctctactgccccctgctggtggtgcTGCTCCAGCTGTCTGATCAGTTTGGCCTCTTTCCGTTGCTTCTGGGCAACTTTACCTGAGGACAGAGACGGAACACCTGACGTCTGACTTCTGTTCCACCAAGAGACAAAAGGAGCCACAGGATAGAATCATTAAATCACCTGGAAACACCTGGAAACACCTGCCAGGATGTTCACAACAAACACATCCGGGTCTTGTTAGGGTATAAAATATACTCTCTTATCTTTCTAGATCACCCAACTCAAACTATCTGACTCCAAGACACTAAGACAACAGAACACCCTAACAGAGGAGCGCGTACAGAAGTCGAGGAAGGAGAAACCAAACAACGAGGTTTCATCCACAAGTTCTTTTAGTTGTTTACAGCCAAAGTTAACAGATATCTGGGGCTTCAGGTCACAACTCTAACACGAAGCTAGCAGTCAACGACGATGACAAGAAGACCGAATCCCTGCCTGAAGTTGCCCAGTGTTATACACATCGAGATGAATATGCATGAGCTTAAGGCTTAGATGATCTGATACTCTACCTTCGGATTGGCCCTCTTCTGTTGCTGAGGAAGGGAAACATCTGCCGACGGCTGCGGTTCCTTCTTAGCAGGTCACGTAGCGACAGTTTTCCCCCGAAACCAACGCTCACGACAGTTCCTGTTTATGAGACATGTTCCAACCACAGAAAGTTGCACAACAGTCACACTACCTGGTGACCCAACTGTGTCTTCAGATGCACTGTGACCTTTACATGACCTGTGaatcttttattctttattcaatGTGAATGTAAAAAGCACAATGACAGCAGAGCATGATTAGTTAACCCTTCAGTCTACATGAAGCTTCACATAGTTGTTTTAAAAGACGACAAACCCTTTAAATAACGCTAAATTTACCTTTTAATGAGCAGCAGAAATCTATTCATTAATCAATAGACATCTTGATCATCTATAATAAAAACTTTTGTTCTTGATTTGATTGGTTTGAATCGCTCAGAGAAGAACGTTAATCAAACAGGTCACTGATGGTGTGTGAACcagctagctgttagctgttagccttTACTCACTTCcggctctcctcctcttccagtcCACGCGCTCTTCCGGCTGTGGGGACAAAACACACCGTGAGGAATCACCGGTCAGCCCCCCCGATCCGGTGACACCCTGGCGGGTCGGTACCTGAGAGGACGCGGGTCTGGGCTTCTTCCCGGGACACGACATGATTCCAAGCAGAGGAGCGTGGGGTCTGTGTACTTCCgggttgttcttcttctttgaatttGACGTCAGCTGACATCCATAGACGCGTGATGGCGCCACCTGTCGGATCCTCCACAGTTTGTCACGTATCAGATACATTCATACAGTATgctgtttatgtatttatatctatatatatatctttaatgtatataaatatacatacatacatgtatatatttgtatgtacatatacatgtatatacactatatgtatatatacagtaatccctgttccttgtggttaatgccttccaggaaccacacgtgattaaagAAATCcccgatagaacgacaaactatttatcttattatttatggtaagttaaacgtttctgaacccccccacactgatattaaaccaccttctatctgtattacctttaaaaccctctgatagactgtttgaagcacttttgtgtctcatggatgtctgagactcacagaacgtagaacacttcctgatgctgtcagccaatagaatccatacggtatcacgtgactgcctaccaaaaatctgtgat encodes:
- the spout1 gene encoding putative methyltransferase C9orf114 homolog isoform X1, which produces MSCPGKKPRPASSQPEERVDWKRRRAGRTVVSVGFGGKLSLRDLLRRNRSRRQMFPFLSNRRGPIRRSQTSGVPSLSSGKVAQKQRKEAKLIRQLEQHHQQGAVERETGEPQKRHSTEGRGYTVSVALPGSVLDNAQSLELRSYLAGQIARACVVFCVDEIVVFDEGGDVTSVDGEFRGVGKKGHACVQLARILQYLECPQYLRKCFFPKHQDLQYAGLLNPLDSPHHMRMDDESDFREGVVLDRPSRPGQGSLVNCGMRKEVRIDKQLQAGLRVTVQLLRAEPPDRKRIRGVVVSPQAPRSRRGLYWGYSVRLAACLSAVFSESPYQDGYDLTVGTSERGSSVDRVGLEPFRHLLVVFGGLRGLEASVDADPNLDVSDPRLLFDLYLNTCPGQGSRTIRTEEAILVSMATLRQKITAAFMDTSSGAMESC
- the spout1 gene encoding putative methyltransferase C9orf114 homolog isoform X3, with amino-acid sequence MSCPGKKPRPASSQPEERVDWKRRRAGSKVAQKQRKEAKLIRQLEQHHQQGAVERETGEPQKRHSTEGRGYTVSVALPGSVLDNAQSLELRSYLAGQIARACVVFCVDEIVVFDEGGDVTSVDGEFRGVGKKGHACVQLARILQYLECPQYLRKCFFPKHQDLQYAGLLNPLDSPHHMRMDDESDFREGVVLDRPSRPGQGSLVNCGMRKEVRIDKQLQAGLRVTVQLLRAEPPDRKRIRGVVVSPQAPRSRRGLYWGYSVRLAACLSAVFSESPYQDGYDLTVGTSERGSSVDRVGLEPFRHLLVVFGGLRGLEASVDADPNLDVSDPRLLFDLYLNTCPGQGSRTIRTEEAILVSMATLRQKITAAFMDTSSGAMESC
- the spout1 gene encoding putative methyltransferase C9orf114 homolog isoform X2 encodes the protein MSCPGKKPRPASSQPEERVDWKRRRAGSKVAQKQRKEAKLIRQLEQHHQQGAVERETGEPQKRHSTEGRGYTVSVALPGSVLDNAQSLELRSYLAGQIARACVVFCVDEIVVFDEGGDVTSVDGEFRGVGKKGHACVQLARILQYLECPQYLRKCFFPKHQDLQYAGLLNPLDSPHHMRMDDESDFREGVVLDRPSRPGQGSLVNCGMRKEVRIDKQLQAGLRVTVQLLRAEPPDRKRIRGVVVSPQAPRSRRGLYWGYSVRLAACLSAVFSESPYQDGYDLTVGTSERGSSVDRVGLEPFRHLLVVFGGLRGLEASVDADPNLDVSDPRLLFDLYLNTCPGQGSRTIRTEVGATLVSTDAQVVVGSPVSLLSPCAGGHPGFHGDSKTEDHGCLHGHVQRGHGELLTH